A stretch of Acidimicrobiales bacterium DNA encodes these proteins:
- a CDS encoding adenylosuccinate synthase codes for MPATVVVGTQWGDEGKGKFTDLVAKEMHLVVRYQGGHNAGHTIVVDGETFALQLVPSGILYDHITCVIGNGVVVDPRFLISEIDALQHKGVRIDGDKLRVSGNAHLILPYHQELDRLTERRLGRNRLGTTKKGIGPAYADKAARVGLRVQDLLDPKIFRVKLDAALREKNAVLAKLYNQLPLDLDEICAEYLDECAPRLAAHIGDSVGLVHDSLEAGQHVLLEGAQATFLDLDQGTYPFVTSSNPIAGGACIGAGIGPRYIDRVIGVAKAYVTRVGTGPFPTELPISTEAIGGVDPEGCSDEDLAVGDHLVEVGHEYGVVTGRRRRPGWLDAVMLRHAVRLNSLSELAVTKLDVLDALPTVKVCVAYEIDGQRVDQLPYHQSDLHRAVPVYEELAGWQTELSGVRELHDLPAAAVAYLDFLERQVGVPVTLVGVGPGRDQYFHRRA; via the coding sequence GTGCCTGCGACCGTCGTCGTCGGCACCCAATGGGGCGACGAGGGCAAGGGCAAGTTCACCGACCTCGTCGCCAAAGAGATGCACCTCGTCGTCCGCTATCAGGGCGGGCACAACGCAGGCCACACGATCGTGGTCGACGGCGAGACCTTCGCACTCCAACTGGTGCCTTCGGGGATCTTGTACGACCACATCACCTGCGTCATCGGCAACGGCGTGGTGGTCGATCCCCGGTTCCTGATCAGCGAGATCGACGCCTTGCAGCACAAGGGCGTCCGGATCGACGGCGACAAGCTGCGGGTCAGCGGCAACGCGCACCTGATCCTGCCGTACCACCAGGAGCTCGACCGGCTCACCGAGCGACGCCTCGGGCGCAACCGGTTGGGCACCACCAAGAAGGGCATCGGCCCGGCCTATGCCGACAAGGCGGCCCGGGTCGGGCTGCGGGTGCAGGACCTGCTCGACCCCAAGATCTTCCGGGTGAAGCTCGACGCCGCGCTGCGCGAGAAGAACGCGGTGCTGGCCAAGCTGTACAACCAGCTGCCCCTCGACCTCGACGAGATCTGCGCCGAGTACCTCGACGAGTGCGCCCCCCGGTTGGCGGCCCACATCGGCGACAGCGTCGGGCTGGTGCACGACTCGCTCGAAGCCGGCCAACACGTCCTGCTCGAAGGCGCGCAGGCCACGTTCCTCGACCTCGACCAAGGCACGTATCCGTTCGTGACGTCGTCGAACCCGATCGCCGGCGGCGCGTGCATCGGCGCCGGCATCGGCCCGCGCTACATCGACCGGGTGATCGGCGTGGCCAAGGCGTATGTCACCCGCGTGGGCACCGGCCCGTTCCCCACCGAGTTGCCGATCTCGACCGAGGCCATCGGCGGCGTCGACCCCGAGGGCTGTTCCGACGAGGACCTCGCGGTCGGCGACCACTTGGTGGAAGTCGGTCACGAGTACGGGGTGGTCACCGGCCGCCGCCGCCGACCAGGTTGGCTCGACGCGGTGATGTTGCGTCACGCAGTGCGCCTGAACTCGCTGTCGGAGCTGGCGGTCACCAAGCTCGACGTGCTCGACGCGCTGCCAACCGTGAAGGTGTGCGTGGCGTACGAGATCGACGGGCAACGGGTCGATCAGTTGCCGTATCACCAGTCCGACCTGCACCGCGCGGTACCGGTGTACGAGGAGCTGGCAGGCTGGCAGACGGAGCTGTCCGGGGTTCGTGAGCTGCACGACCTGCCGGCGGCTGCCGTGGCCTATCTCGACTTCCTCGAGCGCCAAGTCGGCGTGCCGGTCACGCTGGTCGGGGTTGGCCCCGGCCGCGACCAGTACTTCCATCGCAGGGCCTGA
- a CDS encoding AAA family ATPase yields the protein MALDPNRWTLKTTEAVNAAIDSARTNANPELTPDHLLAALVRQPEGVVIPLLEAVGRQPLSVRNAADEAVSKLPRAHGGGDPRMSRALQSVFESADKAREELRDEYLSTEHLLLGLAAMSADGTVPDRLGGLTREQLLGALREVRGSHRVTSQDPESTFQALEKYGRDLTEAARAGKLDPVIGRDEEIRRTIQVLSRRTKNNPVLIGEPGVGKTAIVEGLARRIVEGDVPEGLKHKRIISLDMGALIAGAKYRGEFEERLKAVLKEITDAEGEVITFIDELHTIVGAGKAEGSMDAGNMIKPMLARGELRLIGATTLDEYRQHIETDAALERRFQPVYVEQPSVEDTIAILRGLKERYEVHHGVRIQDAALVAAAVLSDRYLTGRFLPDKAIDLVDEAASKLRIEIDSLPTEIDVVERRIRQLEIERVALAKETDEASAERLAALDKELGDLNEQTTAMKAHWTNEKDAIASIRELKETLETKRGELEREPDLEKAAEIRYGQIPELERQVDDATARLDELQADEKMLKEEVDEEDVAEVVSKWTGVPVSRLMEGEIDKLVRMEDVLHERVVGQDEAVRAVASAIRRSRAGLSDPHRPIGSFLFLGPTGVGKTELARALADFLFDDERAMVRIDMSEYMEKHSVSRLVGAPPGYVGYEEGGQLTEAIRRRPYAVILLDEVEKAHADVFNILLQLLDDGRLTDGQGRTVDFTNTVLIMTSNLPGDPRDFFKPEFINRIDDIIRFRALTRDDLGHIVSIQLEGLRKRLADRRIDLDVTPEALELIAEEGYDEAFGARPLKRVIQRELIDRLAVELLEGRVTDGQAVTVEVVKDADARPELAVRASGPSGQPAESVSA from the coding sequence ATGGCCTTGGACCCGAACCGGTGGACGCTGAAGACGACGGAGGCGGTGAACGCCGCGATCGATTCGGCGCGCACCAACGCCAACCCCGAGCTCACCCCCGACCACCTGCTCGCGGCCCTTGTCCGCCAGCCCGAAGGCGTGGTCATCCCCCTGCTCGAGGCAGTGGGGCGCCAGCCTCTGAGCGTGCGCAACGCGGCCGACGAGGCCGTGTCCAAGCTGCCGCGCGCCCACGGCGGTGGCGATCCCCGGATGAGCCGTGCGCTCCAGTCGGTGTTCGAGTCCGCTGACAAGGCCCGCGAGGAGTTGCGTGACGAGTACCTGTCGACCGAGCACCTGCTGCTCGGCCTGGCAGCCATGTCGGCCGACGGCACCGTGCCCGACCGGCTCGGCGGCCTCACGCGGGAGCAGCTGCTCGGCGCCTTGCGCGAGGTGCGCGGCAGCCACCGCGTGACGAGCCAGGACCCCGAGTCCACCTTCCAGGCGCTCGAGAAGTACGGCCGCGACCTCACCGAAGCGGCCCGCGCCGGCAAGCTCGACCCGGTCATCGGGCGCGACGAGGAGATCCGTCGCACGATCCAGGTCCTCAGCCGGCGCACCAAGAACAACCCGGTGCTGATCGGCGAGCCGGGCGTGGGCAAGACCGCCATCGTCGAGGGTCTCGCCCGCCGCATCGTCGAGGGCGACGTGCCCGAAGGCCTCAAGCACAAGCGGATCATCAGCCTCGACATGGGTGCGCTCATCGCCGGCGCGAAGTACCGGGGCGAGTTCGAGGAGCGACTCAAGGCGGTCCTCAAGGAGATCACCGACGCCGAGGGCGAGGTCATCACCTTCATCGACGAGCTGCATACGATCGTCGGTGCCGGCAAGGCCGAAGGGTCGATGGACGCCGGCAACATGATCAAGCCGATGCTGGCTCGGGGCGAGCTGCGCCTGATCGGTGCCACGACGCTCGACGAGTACCGCCAGCACATCGAGACCGACGCCGCGCTCGAGCGGCGCTTCCAACCCGTCTACGTGGAGCAGCCATCCGTCGAGGACACGATCGCGATCCTGCGCGGGCTCAAGGAGCGCTACGAGGTCCACCACGGCGTGCGCATCCAGGACGCCGCGCTCGTGGCGGCCGCGGTGCTGTCGGACCGCTACCTCACGGGTCGCTTCCTGCCCGACAAGGCCATCGACCTCGTCGACGAAGCCGCGTCGAAGCTCCGCATCGAGATCGACTCGTTGCCCACCGAGATCGACGTGGTCGAGCGGCGCATCCGCCAGCTCGAGATCGAGCGGGTGGCGCTCGCCAAGGAGACCGACGAAGCATCGGCCGAGCGGCTCGCCGCGCTCGACAAGGAGCTCGGCGACCTGAACGAGCAGACCACCGCGATGAAGGCGCACTGGACCAACGAGAAGGACGCCATCGCGTCGATCCGCGAGCTCAAAGAGACGTTGGAGACCAAGCGAGGTGAGCTCGAGCGCGAGCCCGACCTCGAGAAGGCGGCCGAGATCCGCTACGGCCAGATCCCGGAGCTGGAGCGCCAGGTCGACGACGCCACCGCGCGCCTCGACGAGCTCCAGGCCGACGAGAAGATGCTGAAGGAAGAGGTCGACGAGGAAGATGTCGCCGAGGTCGTCAGCAAGTGGACCGGCGTGCCGGTGTCGCGCCTGATGGAAGGCGAGATCGACAAGCTCGTCCGCATGGAAGACGTGCTGCACGAGCGTGTGGTGGGCCAGGACGAAGCGGTCCGCGCGGTCGCCAGCGCCATCCGCCGCAGCCGCGCCGGGCTGTCCGATCCGCACCGCCCGATCGGGTCGTTCCTGTTCCTCGGCCCCACCGGTGTGGGCAAGACCGAGCTGGCCCGGGCGCTCGCCGACTTCTTGTTCGACGACGAGCGGGCCATGGTCCGCATCGACATGAGCGAGTACATGGAGAAGCACTCGGTGTCGCGCCTGGTGGGCGCGCCCCCGGGCTATGTGGGCTACGAGGAAGGCGGCCAGCTCACCGAAGCGATCCGCCGCCGGCCGTACGCGGTGATCCTGCTCGATGAAGTCGAAAAGGCCCACGCCGACGTCTTCAACATCTTGTTGCAGCTGCTCGACGACGGTCGCCTGACCGACGGCCAGGGGCGCACGGTCGACTTCACCAACACCGTCTTGATCATGACGTCGAACTTGCCGGGTGACCCGCGGGACTTCTTCAAGCCCGAGTTCATCAACCGGATCGACGACATCATCCGGTTCCGTGCGCTGACTCGCGACGACCTCGGCCACATCGTGAGCATCCAGCTCGAAGGCCTGCGCAAGCGGCTCGCCGACCGGCGCATCGACCTCGACGTCACGCCCGAGGCGCTGGAGCTGATCGCCGAGGAGGGCTACGACGAGGCGTTCGGTGCCCGACCGCTGAAGCGGGTCATCCAGCGCGAGCTCATCGACCGCCTTGCGGTCGAGCTGCTCGAAGGCCGGGTCACTGATGGCCAGGCGGTCACCGTCGAGGTGGTCAAGGACGCGGACGCGCGGCCCGAGTTGGCCGTCCGTGCGTCCGGCCCGTCCGGCCAGCCGGCCGAGTCGGTCAGCGCCTGA